In the Brassica napus cultivar Da-Ae chromosome A7, Da-Ae, whole genome shotgun sequence genome, one interval contains:
- the LOC106357108 gene encoding zinc finger CCCH domain-containing protein 15 encodes MENEIFFALRMLSIGGNNENQSPAADENRADDVSNQDLNRSSLPKSISVRSSGYSKASQGGGVVSQSRGAIPKPGACAQQLTTTQKVYVRGGKKEEEEEEEEEEEEEEIEVEVYNQGMTKTELCNKWQETGTCPYADHCQFAHGIKELRPVIRHPRYKTEVCRMVLAGDVCSYGHRCHFRHSLSDQEKLTAAGDVCP; translated from the exons ATGGAAAACGAAATCTTCTTTGCCCTTCGTATGCTTTCCATCGGAGGGAATAACGAGAATCAGAGCCCCGCGGCGGATGAGAATCGAGCTGATGACGTCAGCAATCAGGATCTGAACCGCTCTTCGCTGCCGAAGAGTATCTCAGTGAGATCCAGCGGTTACTCTAAGGCGAGCCAAGGAGGTGGTGTCGTCTCTCAGTCTCGTGGAGCCATACCTAAGCCTGGGGCTTGTGCTCAACAACTCACTACCACG CAAAAGGTATATGTGCGAGGagggaagaaagaagaagaagaagaagaagaagaagaagaggaggaggaggagatagAAGTGGAGGTGTACAATCAAGGGATGACAAAGACTGAGCTCTGCAACAAGTGGCAAGAGACGGGGACATGCCCATATGCTGACCACTGCCAGTTCGCTCACGGGATTAAAGAACTCCGCCCGGTGATCCGCCATCCTCGTTACAAGACTGAGGTTTGCAGAATGGTTCTTGCTGGTGATGTCTGTTCTTATGGCCACCGTTGCCACTTCCGCCACTCACTATCTGACCAAGAGAAGCTTACGGCTGCTGGTGATGTCTGTCCTTAG